In Leptodesmis sichuanensis A121, the following are encoded in one genomic region:
- a CDS encoding DUF1257 domain-containing protein yields the protein MSHFSTLRTKITDAEILKSSLRDLGISVKTEADVRGYNGQRVRADIVAVLEGEYDLGWSRNADGSFDLIADLWGVAKRHNQTELINSINQKYAVNKTLAEVKRPGLQNANVKLVVQK from the coding sequence ATGTCTCACTTTAGCACTCTGCGCACCAAGATCACCGACGCTGAAATCCTGAAGTCTTCTCTGCGTGATCTGGGCATCAGTGTGAAGACCGAAGCTGATGTTCGTGGCTACAATGGCCAACGCGTTCGTGCTGACATCGTTGCTGTTCTGGAAGGCGAATACGATCTCGGCTGGTCTCGCAACGCAGATGGCTCTTTTGATCTGATCGCTGACCTGTGGGGTGTTGCTAAGCGCCACAATCAAACCGAACTGATTAACTCCATCAACCAGAAGTACGCTGTGAACAAGACTCTGGCTGAAGTTAAGCGGCCTGGTTTGCAAAACGCTAACGTTAAGCTGGTGGTGCAAAAGTAG
- a CDS encoding PspA/IM30 family protein: MGLFDRVSRVVRANLNDLVSKAEDPEKILDQTIIDMQEDLVQMRQAVASAIASQKRTQQQYNQAQTEANNWQQRAQLALQKGDENLAREALVRKKTHSETAVALQTQLEQQNTMVDTLKRNLIALEGKISEAKTKKDMLKARASAAKANEQLQRVVGNMSTGSAMAAFDRMEEKVLQMEARSQAAGELAGSSLEAQFAMLESGSDVDDELAAMKAQLLGGTPQNQAQLPGTASTETPSKASTEAVDAELEDLKKKLDQL; encoded by the coding sequence ATGGGATTGTTTGACCGTGTGAGTCGGGTTGTACGAGCTAACCTCAATGATCTGGTTAGTAAGGCTGAAGACCCCGAAAAGATTTTGGACCAAACGATTATTGACATGCAGGAAGACCTGGTGCAAATGCGTCAGGCCGTAGCCAGCGCGATCGCCAGCCAGAAGCGCACCCAGCAACAATACAACCAGGCCCAAACCGAAGCGAACAACTGGCAGCAACGGGCACAACTGGCCTTGCAGAAAGGCGACGAGAACCTCGCACGGGAAGCCCTGGTTCGCAAAAAGACTCATTCCGAGACGGCAGTAGCTTTGCAAACCCAACTGGAACAACAAAATACAATGGTTGATACCCTGAAACGTAACCTGATTGCGTTGGAGGGCAAAATTTCTGAGGCGAAGACCAAGAAAGATATGCTCAAGGCGCGGGCCAGTGCTGCCAAAGCTAACGAGCAGTTGCAACGGGTAGTTGGCAATATGAGTACGGGCAGTGCGATGGCCGCCTTTGACCGCATGGAAGAAAAGGTTTTGCAGATGGAAGCTCGGTCTCAGGCAGCGGGTGAATTGGCAGGCAGCAGCTTAGAGGCTCAGTTTGCCATGCTGGAATCGGGGAGTGATGTAGATGACGAACTGGCAGCGATGAAAGCTCAACTTCTGGGTGGAACTCCCCAAAATCAAGCGCAATTACCAGGTACAGCCAGCACTGAAACTCCTTCTAAAGCCTCGACAGAAGCAGTGGATGCGGAATTGGAAGACTTGAAGAAAAAGCTGGATCAGCTTTAA
- a CDS encoding 3'(2'),5'-bisphosphate nucleotidase CysQ family protein: protein MERITPELARQIQQIVRECGLQAEQMAAAPFEIVEKGPEDYVTSIDAILDRQLAAAFSHLFPADGVITEEDRRSRQQFYDGYSRLWCIDPLDGTEDFIWGKRNYAVMVGLLENYQPTAGWIYAPTQDRMYFGGLEWGVFESVGDRPPEALSIIQPTPPSTEFCPIVIGHRDQTRYGAAIAQQIPGVQFHSIGSFGLKVMEVVCGRAGLYLYFNGRVKLWDTTGPLALAKAAGLTCCSLEGEPIRFSPDAIDPETLAHTQSILVGWPDYIEQLRPKLEVAASLQN from the coding sequence ATGGAACGGATTACTCCAGAATTAGCTCGGCAGATTCAACAGATTGTTCGTGAGTGTGGTTTACAGGCAGAGCAGATGGCAGCCGCCCCCTTTGAAATTGTGGAAAAGGGGCCTGAGGACTACGTTACAAGTATTGATGCTATTTTGGATCGGCAGCTTGCAGCAGCTTTTTCCCATCTATTTCCCGCAGATGGCGTGATTACTGAGGAAGATAGGCGATCGCGTCAGCAGTTCTATGATGGCTACTCCCGCCTGTGGTGTATTGATCCGCTGGATGGCACAGAAGACTTTATCTGGGGCAAGCGGAACTATGCTGTCATGGTCGGTTTACTGGAGAATTATCAACCCACAGCAGGGTGGATTTATGCCCCTACCCAAGATCGAATGTATTTTGGTGGTCTAGAGTGGGGAGTATTTGAAAGCGTAGGAGATCGACCACCTGAAGCCCTATCCATCATTCAACCCACTCCTCCCTCAACAGAATTTTGTCCGATCGTGATTGGGCATCGCGATCAAACCCGATATGGAGCCGCGATCGCTCAACAGATTCCGGGAGTGCAATTTCATTCGATCGGCAGTTTTGGCCTAAAAGTGATGGAAGTAGTATGTGGACGGGCCGGGCTATATCTTTACTTCAATGGGCGCGTCAAACTCTGGGATACAACGGGGCCGTTGGCTCTGGCAAAAGCGGCGGGTCTAACCTGTTGTAGTTTGGAAGGCGAGCCGATCCGCTTCTCTCCCGATGCGATCGACCCTGAGACTTTGGCTCATACCCAATCGATTTTGGTTGGTTGGCCAGATTACATTGAGCAATTGCGTCCCAAGCTAGAAGTGGCCGCAAGCTTACAAAACTGA
- a CDS encoding thioredoxin family protein, translated as MSSVLVISDAEFETEVLKASQPVLVYFWAPWCGPCRLMTPVMDHLATAYADRLKVVKMEVDPNPEAVKEYKVEGVPALRLFQNGTVIESSEGALPKPKVEAMVAPYL; from the coding sequence ATGAGTAGCGTCCTCGTTATTTCAGATGCGGAGTTTGAAACGGAAGTCTTGAAGGCTTCTCAGCCTGTGTTGGTATACTTCTGGGCACCCTGGTGTGGCCCTTGCCGCCTCATGACCCCCGTAATGGATCATTTAGCCACGGCTTACGCCGATCGCCTCAAAGTCGTCAAGATGGAAGTGGATCCGAATCCAGAGGCAGTGAAGGAGTACAAAGTAGAGGGAGTTCCAGCCTTAAGGCTATTCCAGAACGGAACTGTGATTGAATCTAGTGAAGGTGCGCTGCCCAAGCCCAAGGTTGAGGCTATGGTTGCTCCCTATCTCTAA
- a CDS encoding DNA-methyltransferase → MAVRAPMNRTLELTQDDRIRLRDRLLHSLPEHPLTHPPQGVIWGDCLQWAHHLPAGFVDLLFLDPPYNLTKDFHGQKFSRQTIEAYTLWLDDAIATFKPLLKPSASIYICADWFSSISVFAVAASYFTVRNRITWEREKGRGAKANWKNASEDIWFCTMSDNYTFNVEAVKLRRKVLAPYRQNGSPKDWEATPEGNFRDTHPSNLWTDITIPFWSMPENTDHPTQKSEKLLARLMLASTNPGDFVLDPFLGSGTTCAVAKKLDRQFLGMEINEEYCLMAAKRLELAEHDRSIQGYADGIFWERNTLAMRKRKSGGR, encoded by the coding sequence ATGGCTGTTCGCGCCCCAATGAACCGTACTTTGGAACTGACTCAAGATGATCGAATACGGTTACGCGATCGCCTGCTTCACTCTCTGCCAGAACACCCGCTGACTCACCCGCCGCAGGGAGTCATTTGGGGAGATTGCTTGCAATGGGCACATCACTTACCAGCGGGATTTGTCGATTTACTGTTTCTTGATCCGCCTTACAACCTGACCAAAGATTTTCATGGTCAAAAGTTTTCTCGGCAGACGATCGAGGCCTATACCCTCTGGTTGGATGATGCGATCGCGACCTTCAAGCCGCTGCTGAAACCCTCTGCCTCCATCTATATTTGTGCTGATTGGTTTTCCTCTATTTCCGTATTTGCCGTTGCCGCCAGTTATTTTACAGTTCGTAACCGGATTACCTGGGAACGGGAAAAAGGCCGGGGAGCGAAAGCCAATTGGAAGAATGCCAGCGAGGACATCTGGTTCTGCACAATGTCAGACAACTACACTTTTAACGTCGAAGCAGTGAAATTACGGCGTAAAGTGCTGGCTCCCTATCGCCAGAATGGTTCTCCTAAGGATTGGGAAGCTACCCCGGAGGGCAACTTTCGCGACACCCATCCCTCCAACTTATGGACAGACATCACCATTCCCTTCTGGTCGATGCCAGAGAACACCGATCACCCTACCCAGAAAAGCGAAAAACTTCTGGCTCGTCTGATGCTGGCCAGCACCAATCCGGGTGATTTCGTCCTGGATCCGTTTTTAGGTAGTGGGACAACCTGCGCGGTGGCGAAAAAGCTCGATCGCCAGTTCCTGGGCATGGAAATCAATGAGGAGTACTGCTTGATGGCGGCAAAACGACTGGAACTGGCCGAACACGATCGCAGCATTCAGGGATATGCAGATGGCATTTTCTGGGAACGGAATACCCTGGCTATGCGAAAGCGGAAATCGGGAGGACGGTAG
- a CDS encoding DUF4336 domain-containing protein has product MEQTTPNTQVHRNLAPHSRDWSWRFWPLVPIYPYGKRRTLRTEIVKDRIWTFDQVQGILYVVVPIRMTVIKLEAGGLLVYAPIAPTPECLRLLQELVDEHGDVKYIILPTISGLEHKVFVGPFARRFPQAQVFVAPGQWSFPLNLPLTWLGFPWKRTQVLPADSSQSPFGQEFDYAILGPIDLGPGKFAEVAFFHRRSRSLLVTDSVISIPEDPPAIVQLDPYPLLFHARDDGFDSVQDDPATRRKGWQRIALFACFFRPSALEPVEFGQSVREAWQASDRSRKAYFGWFPFRWKADWQRSFNTLRGGGRLLVAPILQTLILNRAPQETLAWAKQVASWPFERVIPCHLDAPVAADSHQFRQAFSFLELNSNTPTLPEADFQLLRKIDALLNKTRLVPPAKEKV; this is encoded by the coding sequence GTGGAGCAAACCACACCAAACACGCAAGTACACCGTAATTTAGCACCGCACTCCAGGGATTGGTCATGGCGCTTCTGGCCACTGGTGCCGATCTATCCTTACGGCAAACGGCGCACGCTGCGTACCGAGATCGTCAAGGATCGGATCTGGACGTTTGATCAGGTGCAGGGCATTCTGTACGTGGTGGTGCCCATTCGTATGACCGTCATCAAGTTAGAGGCTGGAGGACTGCTGGTGTATGCCCCCATTGCTCCAACCCCGGAATGTCTACGACTCCTGCAGGAACTGGTAGACGAGCATGGTGATGTGAAATATATCATCCTGCCCACAATCTCCGGATTGGAACATAAGGTGTTTGTTGGCCCATTTGCCCGTCGGTTTCCCCAAGCCCAAGTATTTGTCGCTCCTGGTCAATGGAGTTTTCCGCTCAACCTGCCGCTCACCTGGCTGGGTTTTCCCTGGAAGCGCACACAAGTCTTACCAGCGGATAGCAGCCAATCCCCTTTTGGGCAGGAGTTTGATTACGCGATTCTGGGACCGATCGATTTGGGGCCAGGGAAGTTTGCGGAAGTGGCATTTTTCCATCGGCGATCGCGCTCCCTCCTGGTCACTGATTCCGTGATTTCGATTCCCGAAGATCCTCCTGCCATTGTTCAATTAGACCCCTATCCGCTGTTGTTTCATGCCAGGGATGATGGCTTTGATTCGGTGCAGGATGATCCGGCCACTCGTCGCAAAGGCTGGCAGCGGATTGCTTTGTTTGCCTGCTTTTTCCGTCCCAGTGCGCTAGAACCTGTGGAATTTGGGCAGTCGGTACGAGAGGCATGGCAAGCCAGCGATCGCTCCCGCAAAGCGTACTTTGGCTGGTTTCCCTTTCGCTGGAAAGCCGATTGGCAGCGGTCATTTAATACCTTACGGGGAGGCGGTCGGTTGTTGGTCGCTCCGATTCTGCAAACCCTGATTCTCAATCGTGCGCCTCAAGAAACCCTGGCCTGGGCCAAGCAGGTTGCCAGTTGGCCATTTGAACGAGTGATCCCTTGCCATTTAGATGCTCCCGTTGCTGCTGATTCACATCAATTCCGGCAAGCATTTAGCTTTCTGGAACTCAACAGTAATACCCCGACCTTACCCGAAGCAGATTTTCAACTGTTGCGGAAGATTGATGCCTTGTTGAATAAAACCCGCCTTGTCCCACCTGCTAAGGAGAAGGTGTAA
- the ycf46 gene encoding stress-responsive protein Ycf46: MQEELSILIQAQYPLIYLVTSEEERAEQAIAAIAQQGKPQRRMFIWTVTHGIVEYGQPRNVTQHNTVSPEAAIEWVTRQRDPGLFVFKDLHPFVDSPAVTRWLRDAIASFRGTQKAIIMMSPVQQVPIELEKDVAVIDFAMPDMAELNQVLSQQLDLNRSRRITTETREKLLKAALGLTRDEAEKVYRKAQVTAGRLTEAEVDIVLSEKKQLIRRNGILEYIEEDETIDSVGGLEELKRWLRQRSNAFTERAREYGLPQPKGMLILGVPGCGKSLIAKTTSRLWGLPLLRLDMGRVYDGSMVGRSEANLRNALKTAESISPAILFIDELDKAFAGSAGSADSDGGTSSRIFGSFLTWMQEKTSPVFVMATANRVERLPGEFLRKGRFDELFFVDLPNAEERQDIFRIHLSKRKRDTSRFDLDQLANVSDGFSGAEIEQALVAAMYDAFAQDREFTQLDIIAAVKATQPLSKTMSEQVAALRDWARQRARPAASSVAEYQRLEF, from the coding sequence ATGCAAGAAGAACTCAGCATTTTAATTCAGGCTCAGTATCCTCTGATCTATCTGGTTACCTCTGAGGAAGAGCGGGCTGAGCAAGCCATTGCGGCAATCGCCCAACAAGGTAAACCCCAGCGACGTATGTTTATCTGGACTGTGACCCACGGAATTGTTGAGTACGGTCAACCCAGGAATGTTACTCAGCACAATACAGTCTCCCCAGAAGCCGCGATTGAATGGGTAACTCGTCAGCGAGATCCAGGGCTGTTTGTGTTCAAAGATTTGCACCCCTTTGTGGATTCTCCGGCTGTGACTCGGTGGCTACGGGACGCGATCGCCAGCTTCAGAGGCACCCAGAAGGCAATCATTATGATGTCTCCGGTACAGCAGGTGCCGATCGAGCTTGAGAAAGACGTTGCTGTCATTGACTTTGCTATGCCTGATATGGCAGAACTCAATCAGGTTCTCTCTCAGCAACTTGATCTGAATCGCAGTCGCCGGATTACCACGGAAACTCGCGAGAAGTTGCTAAAAGCGGCTCTAGGGCTGACGCGAGATGAAGCAGAAAAAGTTTATCGTAAGGCTCAAGTTACTGCAGGTCGGCTGACCGAAGCAGAAGTAGATATCGTTCTATCCGAGAAGAAACAACTCATTCGGCGCAATGGCATCCTCGAATACATCGAAGAAGACGAAACCATCGATTCAGTGGGTGGACTGGAAGAGTTGAAACGGTGGCTACGGCAACGCTCCAATGCTTTCACTGAACGGGCCAGGGAATATGGCTTACCTCAACCGAAAGGGATGTTGATTCTGGGTGTCCCTGGATGCGGTAAGTCTCTGATTGCCAAAACCACTTCTCGGCTGTGGGGCTTGCCCTTGCTGCGGTTGGATATGGGCCGGGTGTATGACGGGTCTATGGTCGGTCGCTCTGAAGCTAATCTCCGCAATGCGCTGAAGACGGCTGAATCTATCTCCCCCGCGATTCTCTTTATTGATGAGTTGGACAAAGCATTTGCTGGCAGTGCCGGATCAGCGGACTCGGATGGTGGAACGTCCAGCCGGATCTTTGGTTCATTCCTGACCTGGATGCAAGAAAAAACTTCCCCCGTATTTGTGATGGCGACTGCCAACCGGGTAGAGCGGTTACCGGGAGAATTCCTGCGGAAAGGACGGTTTGATGAATTATTCTTTGTCGATTTGCCCAATGCGGAAGAGCGGCAAGATATTTTCCGCATCCATCTGTCGAAGCGCAAGCGGGATACCTCCCGGTTCGACCTCGATCAGTTGGCAAATGTCAGCGATGGATTCTCTGGTGCAGAAATTGAGCAGGCATTGGTGGCAGCCATGTATGATGCCTTCGCTCAAGACCGGGAATTTACCCAACTCGATATTATTGCAGCGGTCAAGGCAACTCAGCCTTTGTCCAAGACCATGAGTGAACAAGTGGCAGCCCTGCGCGATTGGGCACGCCAACGGGCAAGACCCGCTGCGTCTTCGGTTGCTGAATATCAGCGACTCGAATTCTAA